One segment of uncultured Tolumonas sp. DNA contains the following:
- the recR gene encoding recombination mediator RecR produces the protein MKFSPLLDSLIRELQILPGVGPKSAQRMAFQLLERERKRGLQLGQTLQRALTEIGHCQHCRTFTENTLCDICANQKRAENGQLCIVETPADVAAIEQTHHYSGRYFVLMGHLSPLDGIGPKELGLDKLDALLQSGQWQEIILATNPTIEGDATAFYIASMAKQYQISVTRIAHGVPVGGELELVDGMTLSHSLSGRRPLE, from the coding sequence ATGAAGTTCAGCCCGTTACTTGATTCTTTGATCCGTGAATTACAGATACTGCCTGGTGTTGGGCCAAAATCAGCCCAGCGTATGGCATTTCAATTGCTGGAGCGGGAACGTAAACGTGGTCTGCAATTAGGGCAAACCCTACAACGTGCGTTGACAGAAATTGGGCACTGCCAGCATTGCCGTACTTTTACGGAAAACACGTTGTGTGACATCTGTGCTAATCAAAAACGCGCAGAAAACGGTCAGTTGTGTATCGTGGAAACACCGGCAGATGTCGCGGCGATTGAGCAGACGCATCACTATTCCGGGCGTTATTTTGTGCTGATGGGGCACTTGTCACCGTTAGATGGTATCGGCCCGAAAGAGCTGGGGCTCGATAAGCTGGATGCGCTGCTACAAAGCGGGCAGTGGCAGGAAATTATTCTGGCAACGAACCCTACCATTGAAGGCGATGCGACCGCATTTTATATTGCCAGCATGGCCAAACAATATCAGATCAGTGTCACTCGTATCGCACACGGTGTGCCGGTTGGTGGTGAGCTGGAGCTGGTGGATGGCATGACCTTATCGCATTCATTAAGTGGTCGCCGTCCGTTGGAATAA
- a CDS encoding YbaB/EbfC family nucleoid-associated protein yields MFGKGGMGNLMKQAQMMQERMQKMQEEVAKMEVTGESGAGMVKITITGSHNVRRVAIDPSLMEDDQEMLEDLIAAAFNDAVRRAEEQNKAKMADVTGGMQLPPGFKMPF; encoded by the coding sequence ATGTTCGGTAAAGGTGGAATGGGCAATTTGATGAAGCAGGCGCAGATGATGCAAGAGCGCATGCAGAAAATGCAGGAAGAAGTGGCAAAGATGGAAGTCACAGGCGAGTCAGGTGCTGGCATGGTTAAGATCACCATCACCGGTAGCCACAATGTACGCCGTGTTGCGATCGATCCGAGCCTGATGGAAGATGATCAAGAAATGCTGGAAGATTTGATTGCTGCCGCTTTCAACGATGCCGTTCGTCGTGCAGAAGAACAGAATAAAGCCAAAATGGCGGATGTTACCGGTGGTATGCAGTTACCTCCTGGCTTCAAAATGCCATTCTGA
- the dnaX gene encoding DNA polymerase III subunit gamma/tau, whose protein sequence is MAYQVLARKWRPRNFHEVMGQQHVLQALANALDQGRLHHAYLFSGTRGVGKTTIARILAKCLNCETGITSRPCGQCSACREIDQGNFVDLLEIDAASRTKVEDTRELLDNVQYRPARGRFKIYLIDEVHMLSRHSFNALLKTLEEPPEHVKFLLATTDPQKLPVTILSRCLQFHLKALTREQIVEQLQRVLQAEELPYAPAALSLLAKAAQGSMRDALSLSDQAIAYGNGQLQAETVQQMLGTLDHRQLYSLLSLLATRNGALLMQQVGALAELAPDYDQLHVELASLLHRTAMWQLLGQQTDPTADDAEELQQLAEQIPPEELQLYYQIALNGRKELPLAPDGRSALEMTLLRMLAFAPRSKEQAAVDSQQKAVPANITSSLTAPVLSKPVVITPPAAAPIVKESVTEDLAMHAKLLQEQAEIMAQAANQMQPVAEIAQPVNAPQQAQARPVVPADPVAIQPTSATETQNTGVQDVLRLRNQLRSRRQQAESQPDSYSSTTASSNAASAPVYAPKPRVEAAPLSVPAAVVPSQSVVRAVTPSNNLSDDLPPWELPPLDAYQDAFIATDSSSDAPMPTTSSPARIRKIDSVQPVAPVVPSNHITTSALPVIDEDDEAIWHSNELLARSNDLWAQTVSKLPVGGRVRQLAMQAVITNQQPDNWHLQIRNEARHLAQPRMIQELAEAISASLPQPINLQVEPVMQLTQACPTEIEQQERVRLQQDAEALLLADPNVQFLQQRFGATLDDGTIQPLKTDITASHE, encoded by the coding sequence ATGGCATATCAGGTTCTTGCTCGTAAATGGCGTCCGCGTAATTTTCATGAAGTTATGGGGCAGCAGCATGTATTACAGGCGTTAGCCAATGCATTGGACCAAGGTCGTTTGCATCATGCTTATCTGTTCAGTGGTACGCGCGGGGTGGGGAAAACCACTATCGCGCGTATTTTGGCGAAATGTCTGAACTGTGAAACTGGGATCACCTCGCGACCTTGTGGGCAGTGCAGTGCTTGCCGTGAAATTGATCAGGGTAACTTTGTCGATTTGTTAGAGATCGATGCGGCATCCCGTACAAAAGTTGAAGACACCCGCGAACTGCTGGATAACGTGCAATATCGTCCTGCACGCGGCCGCTTTAAGATCTATCTGATCGACGAAGTGCACATGCTGTCACGACATAGTTTTAATGCGTTATTGAAAACCCTGGAAGAGCCGCCGGAACACGTGAAGTTTCTGCTGGCGACTACCGATCCGCAAAAACTGCCGGTGACTATTCTGTCTCGTTGTCTGCAATTTCATCTGAAAGCACTGACTCGGGAACAGATCGTTGAACAATTACAACGTGTGTTGCAAGCGGAAGAATTGCCTTATGCACCTGCTGCGCTGAGTTTATTGGCAAAAGCCGCACAAGGCAGTATGCGTGACGCATTAAGCCTCAGCGATCAAGCGATTGCCTATGGTAATGGTCAGTTGCAAGCTGAGACTGTGCAGCAAATGCTGGGCACGTTGGATCACCGTCAGCTGTATAGCCTACTGTCGTTACTGGCAACACGAAATGGCGCGTTGCTAATGCAACAAGTTGGCGCTCTAGCTGAATTAGCGCCCGATTATGATCAATTGCACGTTGAGTTAGCGAGTCTGTTACATCGTACAGCGATGTGGCAATTGCTGGGGCAGCAAACTGATCCGACAGCAGATGATGCAGAAGAGTTGCAGCAACTGGCTGAACAAATTCCGCCAGAAGAGCTACAGCTTTATTACCAGATTGCCTTGAATGGCCGTAAAGAACTGCCTCTGGCGCCGGATGGTCGCAGTGCGTTGGAAATGACTTTATTGCGCATGTTGGCATTTGCACCGCGTTCAAAAGAACAAGCAGCAGTGGATAGCCAGCAAAAAGCAGTTCCTGCGAATATCACATCGTCATTGACGGCACCGGTCTTATCTAAACCGGTAGTGATTACACCTCCTGCAGCCGCCCCGATAGTAAAAGAGAGTGTGACGGAAGATTTGGCAATGCATGCCAAGTTGCTGCAAGAGCAAGCAGAGATCATGGCGCAAGCCGCAAATCAGATGCAGCCAGTCGCCGAGATTGCTCAACCAGTTAATGCACCGCAGCAAGCTCAGGCGCGACCGGTCGTACCAGCAGATCCTGTTGCTATACAACCAACATCAGCCACTGAAACACAAAATACCGGTGTGCAGGATGTTCTGCGGCTACGAAACCAGCTGCGTAGCCGGCGTCAACAAGCAGAAAGTCAGCCGGATAGCTATTCGTCAACGACAGCGTCATCAAATGCTGCTTCTGCCCCCGTTTATGCACCGAAACCACGAGTTGAAGCTGCACCGTTATCTGTGCCAGCTGCAGTTGTGCCATCGCAGTCTGTTGTACGAGCTGTTACGCCGTCAAATAATCTGAGCGATGATTTACCGCCGTGGGAATTACCACCGCTGGATGCGTATCAGGATGCGTTTATCGCAACCGATAGTAGTTCGGATGCGCCGATGCCGACGACATCATCACCAGCCAGAATCCGGAAAATCGATTCGGTCCAGCCGGTAGCTCCTGTCGTGCCATCTAATCATATAACGACCAGTGCTCTGCCAGTCATTGATGAAGATGATGAAGCGATATGGCACAGTAATGAATTACTGGCTCGTAGTAATGACCTCTGGGCGCAAACTGTCTCTAAACTGCCTGTGGGTGGGCGCGTGCGACAGTTAGCAATGCAGGCGGTTATCACCAATCAGCAGCCGGATAATTGGCATTTGCAGATCCGTAATGAAGCTCGCCATCTGGCACAACCCCGGATGATCCAAGAGTTAGCGGAAGCGATATCAGCTAGCTTACCGCAACCTATTAATTTGCAGGTCGAGCCGGTTATGCAATTGACGCAGGCTTGCCCGACAGAAATTGAGCAACAGGAACGGGTTCGCTTACAGCAAGATGCGGAAGCATTATTACTGGCTGATCCGAATGTACAGTTTTTACAGCAGCGGTTTGGTGCCACACTGGATGATGGTACTATTCAACCACTGAAGACAGATATCACCGCTTCTCATGAATGA
- the apt gene encoding adenine phosphoribosyltransferase, which produces MNRNTLDFIQSCIATIPDYPKPGILFRDVTSLVEHPQGFYQTIELLKEHYQTMSFDKVVGTEARGFIFGAPLAYALQLGFIPVRKPGKLPRSVLEQSYQLEYGEDCLQMHCDAIKPGEKILVVDDLLATGGTVEATIKMIRQAGGIVEHAAFVISLPDLGGEERLTAMGVNVLKLVDFSGH; this is translated from the coding sequence ATGAACCGTAACACGTTAGACTTCATTCAATCCTGTATTGCTACTATTCCTGATTATCCGAAACCAGGGATCTTGTTTCGTGATGTCACCAGTTTGGTTGAGCATCCGCAGGGATTTTATCAGACCATCGAACTGCTAAAAGAACACTATCAAACCATGTCGTTTGATAAAGTAGTTGGCACGGAAGCGCGAGGGTTTATTTTTGGTGCACCGCTAGCTTATGCGTTACAGCTAGGTTTTATTCCGGTGCGGAAACCGGGCAAATTACCTCGCTCTGTATTGGAGCAAAGCTATCAGCTGGAATATGGTGAAGATTGTTTACAGATGCACTGTGATGCAATCAAACCTGGCGAGAAGATTCTGGTTGTGGATGATTTGCTGGCAACCGGTGGTACAGTTGAAGCAACCATCAAGATGATCCGTCAGGCGGGTGGTATTGTTGAACATGCCGCATTCGTTATTTCATTGCCAGATTTAGGTGGTGAGGAACGATTAACTGCGATGGGTGTGAACGTTCTTAAATTGGTTGATTTTTCCGGACATTGA
- a CDS encoding porin has product MKKTLLAVVTTSLFAASANAATVYDKDGQQVDVYGRIQYQAGQINNDVNGKANNFGGDTLARFGFNGKWATESDVALISKLEWQVSSEADDSADNNSFVNRYAFAGADFGNGIQATVGTQDSAYVELSDVTDVYNEYSGLVENQFDSRWDDSAKVTYAADGWDLRSSVAFSDQAKDKTEHTDGTRVQNLYSAAAGYTVKLDDVSSLKPVIAYQAKSGEVAGESYTDEQYAAGLGYTYDAFYLASTYGQLKHDLADEKDTVWTVTGTYKVLPAVTLVAGYGLVDPHNYGTETAKYYVLGAQYDITAKAKAYTEYKINQVANQDDNYYVGLQYNF; this is encoded by the coding sequence ATGAAAAAGACTCTCCTGGCAGTAGTAACCACCTCTCTGTTTGCTGCATCTGCTAACGCAGCAACTGTATATGATAAAGACGGCCAACAAGTAGACGTATACGGCCGTATTCAGTACCAAGCTGGCCAGATCAACAACGATGTAAATGGTAAAGCCAACAACTTCGGTGGTGACACTTTGGCTCGTTTTGGTTTTAACGGCAAATGGGCTACTGAATCTGATGTTGCTTTGATCAGCAAATTGGAATGGCAAGTTTCTTCAGAAGCTGATGACTCTGCTGATAACAATAGTTTTGTAAACCGTTATGCTTTTGCTGGTGCTGACTTCGGTAATGGCATCCAAGCAACTGTAGGTACTCAAGATAGTGCGTACGTCGAACTGTCTGACGTAACTGACGTTTACAACGAATATTCAGGTTTGGTTGAAAACCAATTTGATTCTCGTTGGGATGACTCAGCTAAGGTAACTTATGCTGCTGATGGTTGGGATCTGCGTTCAAGCGTTGCTTTCTCTGATCAGGCTAAAGATAAAACAGAACATACTGATGGTACTCGTGTACAAAACCTGTATTCAGCAGCAGCTGGTTACACTGTTAAGCTGGATGACGTATCAAGCCTGAAACCAGTTATTGCTTATCAAGCTAAATCAGGTGAAGTAGCTGGCGAAAGCTACACTGATGAACAGTATGCTGCTGGTCTGGGTTATACCTATGATGCTTTCTATCTGGCAAGCACTTATGGCCAATTGAAACATGATCTGGCTGATGAAAAAGACACCGTATGGACTGTAACTGGCACTTATAAAGTACTGCCGGCGGTAACTCTGGTTGCTGGCTACGGTCTGGTTGATCCGCACAACTATGGTACTGAAACTGCTAAATACTATGTATTGGGCGCACAGTACGACATCACTGCTAAAGCGAAAGCTTACACAGAATATAAAATCAACCAAGTTGCTAACCAAGACGACAACTACTACGTTGGTCTGCAATACAACTTCTAA
- a CDS encoding DUF2057 domain-containing protein produces MTLLFRNKLSQAVGVLTLFICTAVLADTTVTVPRPYATYLVDGKSYKANDGDVKLSAGEHQLVIRFEGNYSKKDSIDLVSGEPLVINFKTDGQEHLTFDLPLLKEAPQARAFLKTQKLQLIDRNNKAVKTATIFELPKKEGLQIGRDYQEELLALGKAFQQPVINEDGSISVNGTAAQTATNSAVVSGNKNLQSLEMLKYWYNRADPQARKAFQHWIITQQ; encoded by the coding sequence ATGACTTTGCTGTTCCGCAATAAGCTGTCTCAGGCCGTAGGTGTACTGACGTTATTTATTTGTACCGCAGTACTAGCTGACACAACTGTTACTGTCCCTCGTCCATATGCTACATATCTGGTAGATGGTAAATCTTACAAAGCAAATGATGGTGACGTTAAACTATCAGCGGGTGAACATCAGTTAGTAATTCGTTTTGAAGGTAACTACAGCAAAAAAGACTCAATTGATCTTGTAAGTGGAGAGCCGCTAGTTATTAACTTTAAGACTGATGGCCAGGAACATCTCACGTTTGACCTTCCACTGTTAAAAGAGGCGCCTCAAGCAAGAGCTTTCTTGAAAACACAGAAGTTGCAATTAATTGATCGCAATAATAAAGCCGTTAAAACAGCTACTATTTTTGAATTACCGAAAAAAGAAGGCCTACAAATTGGTCGTGATTATCAAGAAGAGTTACTGGCGTTGGGCAAAGCGTTTCAACAACCAGTAATTAATGAAGATGGTTCGATATCTGTCAACGGTACTGCGGCACAAACCGCTACTAATAGCGCAGTTGTGAGCGGCAATAAAAATCTTCAGTCACTGGAAATGTTGAAATACTGGTATAACCGTGCTGACCCGCAGGCGCGTAAAGCGTTTCAACACTGGATCATTACTCAGCAATAA
- the glgC gene encoding glucose-1-phosphate adenylyltransferase: protein MVSVDPQGMTQAREAINQTLALVLAGGRGSRLKQLTDNRAKPAVHFGGKFRIIDFALSNCINSGITRVGVVTQYKSHSLLRHIQAGWSFLRYQMNEFIDLLPAQQRLDEVNWYRGTADAVYQNVDIIRDYTPKYVLVLAGDHVYKMDYASMLLDHVRLGAKVTVACIEVPKHEATAFGVMAIDDNRQITEFVEKPADPPTIPGNSEVSLASMGVYVFDADYLYQLLEEDQQDEGSRRDFGMDIIPKVVKQGIAYAHPFSMSCVGCKDHEDKESQCYWRDVGTVDSFWEANMDLASVVPELDLYDESWPIWTNQRQLPPAKFVQDFNGQSGSTLNSVLSGGCIVSGSIIHNSVLFSGVRVHSGCTLDGAVIFPDVVIGRGSRLRKVIIDKHCNIPPGTIIGENPAEDARRFHRSENGVVLVTRSMFDKLKE from the coding sequence ATGGTTTCAGTAGATCCGCAGGGCATGACTCAGGCCAGAGAAGCAATCAATCAAACTCTGGCACTGGTTCTGGCGGGAGGAAGAGGCAGTCGGTTGAAACAACTGACTGATAATAGAGCAAAACCAGCAGTGCATTTCGGTGGTAAATTCCGAATTATTGATTTCGCACTCTCTAATTGTATTAACTCAGGTATTACCCGCGTAGGCGTGGTTACACAATATAAATCCCACAGTCTTCTTCGTCATATTCAGGCTGGTTGGTCTTTCCTGCGTTATCAAATGAATGAATTTATCGATTTGCTTCCAGCCCAGCAGCGTTTGGATGAAGTGAATTGGTATCGTGGGACTGCGGATGCGGTCTATCAAAACGTCGATATTATCCGTGATTACACACCTAAGTATGTGTTAGTACTTGCTGGCGACCATGTTTATAAAATGGATTACGCGAGCATGTTGCTGGATCATGTGCGACTGGGCGCTAAAGTGACTGTGGCATGTATCGAAGTGCCGAAACATGAAGCTACAGCTTTTGGCGTAATGGCCATTGACGATAACCGTCAGATCACTGAGTTTGTGGAAAAGCCAGCCGATCCACCAACAATTCCTGGTAATTCAGAGGTTTCTCTGGCCTCAATGGGCGTTTATGTTTTCGATGCCGATTACTTGTATCAATTATTGGAAGAAGATCAGCAAGACGAAGGTTCCCGCCGCGATTTCGGTATGGACATTATTCCGAAAGTAGTTAAACAAGGCATCGCTTATGCCCATCCTTTCAGTATGTCTTGTGTTGGTTGTAAAGATCATGAAGATAAGGAAAGTCAGTGCTACTGGCGTGATGTCGGAACAGTAGACTCTTTCTGGGAAGCCAATATGGATCTGGCTTCTGTTGTACCAGAACTGGATTTGTATGATGAAAGCTGGCCGATTTGGACTAACCAACGCCAGTTACCGCCAGCAAAATTTGTGCAGGACTTTAATGGCCAGTCAGGCAGTACTTTAAACTCAGTGCTTTCCGGTGGTTGTATCGTCAGCGGATCTATTATTCACAACTCAGTATTGTTCTCAGGTGTACGGGTGCATTCAGGTTGTACATTAGATGGTGCGGTTATATTCCCGGATGTGGTGATAGGTCGAGGCAGTCGTTTACGTAAAGTAATCATTGATAAACATTGCAATATTCCACCAGGAACTATTATTGGTGAAAACCCAGCGGAAGATGCAAGACGTTTCCACCGCAGTGAAAATGGCGTAGTGCTAGTAACACGCTCCATGTTTGATAAGTTAAAAGAGTAA
- a CDS encoding EAL domain-containing protein, whose product MKEQSIYQKQWLSLAIILLLAVAINTGVIYYFFADYAGSSLILITNGLLILSLLTLHWFGQSLLKKAESKTASLLLENQPSPKIFPLLSSVIQRHHDSLLQDINKIKSLNSELEHRALQDNLTSLQNRSAFRKHLTEFLQQENQSEQACLCLIRSTELTSINHQRGRVAGDQYLQAIAEIVQYVGHRFSTEYVYRLSSSDYAILIKNITLSIAPILGKELKQLFDNFQLQMSMDSAAYTGITFLCPGQLPEQALSRADLALAKAQTSVVNGWYVQELDADDAFQGESHWRQAIQFIIESRNVTFNGQAIQPLNMAVNNYIQIIPRFIGQKQQALPTETVYAMAMRHGIMSKLEELVVENMLQQHKLNSENIARWGLNLSVNALFNSSFMIWLERILLREQEIAPNLVFEIDEEILDCHLAASIRMFEMLRRVGSRSCISKFGRGMGSFRLYRELRPDYIKLDSALIDTIERDSASQQFIRMIVEISHRMGCVVIAEGVENMSQRETLERMYIDGIQGQLVSKVIQL is encoded by the coding sequence ATGAAAGAACAAAGTATCTATCAAAAGCAGTGGCTATCCTTAGCCATCATTTTGCTGCTAGCCGTCGCCATCAATACAGGCGTTATTTACTATTTCTTTGCTGATTATGCAGGTAGCAGCTTAATACTGATAACTAACGGATTATTGATACTGTCGTTATTAACTCTGCATTGGTTCGGGCAATCTTTATTGAAAAAAGCCGAATCAAAAACGGCATCGTTACTCCTTGAAAATCAGCCTTCGCCTAAGATTTTCCCACTTCTTTCTTCTGTGATTCAGCGCCATCATGATTCTTTGCTACAAGACATCAACAAAATAAAGAGCCTTAATTCAGAACTGGAACACCGAGCTTTACAAGATAATTTGACCAGCCTCCAAAACCGCAGCGCATTCCGTAAACATTTGACTGAATTTTTGCAGCAGGAAAATCAATCTGAGCAAGCATGTCTGTGTCTTATTCGTTCAACCGAGTTAACCAGCATTAACCACCAACGGGGGCGAGTGGCCGGAGATCAATACCTGCAAGCTATTGCTGAGATTGTGCAATATGTTGGACATCGCTTTTCTACTGAGTACGTTTATCGTTTATCCAGTAGCGACTATGCGATTTTAATCAAAAATATAACGCTATCTATTGCACCAATTTTAGGCAAAGAACTTAAACAATTATTTGATAATTTTCAGCTACAAATGTCGATGGATAGTGCCGCATATACTGGCATAACCTTCCTTTGTCCCGGACAATTACCAGAGCAAGCATTATCCAGAGCTGATTTAGCATTAGCAAAAGCGCAAACCAGTGTAGTCAATGGTTGGTATGTACAAGAACTTGATGCAGACGACGCCTTTCAAGGAGAAAGTCATTGGCGGCAAGCCATTCAATTTATAATTGAATCACGAAATGTCACCTTCAATGGTCAGGCTATTCAGCCATTAAATATGGCGGTAAACAATTATATTCAGATTATTCCACGCTTTATTGGTCAAAAACAGCAAGCGCTACCAACAGAGACAGTTTATGCCATGGCAATGCGACATGGCATCATGAGTAAATTAGAGGAGCTGGTTGTAGAGAATATGCTGCAGCAGCACAAACTCAATTCAGAGAACATAGCCCGTTGGGGTTTGAACCTCAGTGTAAATGCATTATTCAACTCATCATTCATGATCTGGTTAGAACGCATTTTATTGCGAGAACAGGAAATAGCCCCCAACCTAGTGTTTGAAATTGATGAAGAAATACTTGATTGCCATCTTGCCGCCAGTATTCGTATGTTTGAAATGTTGCGCAGAGTCGGCAGTCGTTCCTGTATTTCTAAGTTCGGCAGAGGAATGGGCTCATTTCGCCTTTATCGTGAGTTACGGCCCGATTATATCAAACTGGATTCAGCACTGATTGATACCATTGAACGTGACAGTGCAAGCCAACAATTTATACGGATGATCGTTGAAATTTCACATCGTATGGGCTGTGTGGTTATTGCAGAAGGTGTTGAAAACATGTCTCAACGAGAAACGCTGGAGCGCATGTATATAGATGGCATTCAGGGGCAATTAGTCTCGAAGGTAATACAGCTTTAG
- the fadR gene encoding fatty acid metabolism transcriptional regulator FadR, which yields MFKAQSPAGLAEEYIIKSIWNHRYAPGTILPAERELSELIGVTRTTLREVLQRLARDGWLTIQHGKPTKVNNFWETSSLGILDTLAKLEQEKLPQLVEQLFSARTNISVIFIQAALKRDASSVLSVLATRTELDDSAEAYIDFDYQLYHILALASGNPIYALIFNGFKSLYRRVGRYYFTDAAARMLAMKFYDQLATLAENGAFETARSVVRQYGSESAKIWQELRKNLGDSTVFEG from the coding sequence GTGTTTAAGGCTCAGAGTCCTGCCGGGCTCGCTGAAGAGTACATCATCAAATCAATTTGGAACCATCGCTATGCGCCAGGCACTATTCTGCCAGCGGAGCGAGAGTTATCTGAATTGATTGGCGTAACCCGAACCACGTTACGTGAAGTCTTACAGCGATTGGCGCGCGATGGCTGGTTAACGATTCAACATGGTAAACCAACTAAAGTTAATAATTTCTGGGAAACATCCAGCCTGGGAATTTTGGATACTCTGGCTAAATTAGAGCAAGAAAAACTACCTCAGTTGGTTGAGCAGCTATTTTCTGCCCGCACCAATATCAGTGTTATTTTCATCCAAGCTGCGCTCAAGCGTGATGCGTCATCGGTATTATCAGTACTTGCAACCCGCACTGAACTTGATGATTCCGCAGAAGCTTATATTGATTTTGATTACCAGCTTTATCACATACTGGCTTTGGCATCCGGTAACCCGATCTATGCGTTGATCTTTAATGGCTTCAAAAGTCTTTATCGTCGCGTAGGGCGTTATTATTTTACCGATGCAGCTGCGCGGATGTTAGCTATGAAGTTTTATGATCAGTTAGCCACATTGGCGGAAAACGGTGCTTTTGAAACAGCAAGAAGTGTTGTTCGTCAGTATGGGTCTGAATCAGCTAAAATTTGGCAAGAGTTGAGAAAGAATTTAGGGGATTCAACAGTTTTTGAGGGCTAA
- a CDS encoding Grx4 family monothiol glutaredoxin, translating into MMETIEKIKQQIAENPILLYMKGSPKLPSCGFSSQASQALMACGVPFAYVDILQNPDIRAELPKYANWPTFPQLWVDGELIGGCDIMLEMFQQGELQPLLKATHAKQQAAAE; encoded by the coding sequence ATCATGGAAACTATTGAGAAGATCAAGCAACAAATCGCAGAAAACCCAATCCTGTTGTATATGAAGGGCTCGCCAAAGTTGCCAAGCTGTGGCTTCTCATCGCAGGCATCACAAGCACTGATGGCTTGTGGTGTTCCTTTTGCTTATGTCGATATTCTGCAAAATCCGGATATCCGTGCTGAGTTGCCTAAATATGCGAATTGGCCAACCTTTCCACAATTGTGGGTTGATGGTGAGTTGATTGGCGGCTGTGACATTATGTTGGAAATGTTCCAGCAGGGTGAATTACAACCATTATTGAAAGCTACTCACGCTAAACAGCAAGCTGCTGCTGAATAA
- the sodB gene encoding superoxide dismutase [Fe] yields the protein MAFELPALPYEKNALAPHISQETLEYHYGKHHNTYVVNLNNLIPGTEFENKTLEEIIKTSSGGIFNNAAQVWNHTFYWHSLSPNGGGEPTGALADAIDAAFGSFEKFKEDFTKSAVTNFGSGWTWLVKKADGTLAIQNTSNAGCPITDGVTPVLTVDVWEHAYYIDFRNLRPKYLETFWALANWDFAAKNFAA from the coding sequence ATGGCTTTTGAATTACCGGCACTGCCTTACGAAAAAAATGCTCTGGCACCACACATTTCTCAAGAAACATTGGAATACCACTACGGTAAACACCATAACACTTATGTTGTTAACCTGAACAACCTGATCCCAGGTACTGAATTTGAAAACAAAACGCTGGAAGAGATCATCAAGACCTCCAGCGGTGGTATTTTCAATAACGCAGCCCAAGTATGGAACCACACGTTCTATTGGCACTCTTTGTCACCAAATGGCGGTGGCGAACCAACAGGCGCATTAGCTGATGCAATCGATGCTGCTTTTGGTTCTTTCGAAAAATTCAAAGAAGATTTCACTAAATCAGCCGTCACTAACTTCGGTTCTGGCTGGACTTGGCTGGTGAAAAAAGCAGATGGTACTCTGGCTATCCAGAACACCTCAAATGCAGGTTGCCCAATCACTGATGGTGTAACACCTGTCTTGACAGTAGACGTATGGGAACATGCTTACTACATCGACTTCCGTAATCTGCGTCCAAAATATCTGGAAACTTTCTGGGCTCTGGCAAACTGGGATTTTGCTGCGAAAAATTTCGCTGCATAA